Proteins from a genomic interval of Asterias rubens chromosome 16, eAstRub1.3, whole genome shotgun sequence:
- the LOC117301126 gene encoding adenosine receptor A2a-like — MSVSIGGWFAVGLLVFIGVVAILGNLLLSGLVISKRELRDNINYFVLSLAAVDLLTALLIMPLQSYHSAVEVTITDALCVTINVLAVMAALASVVSLLFVTVDRYLAISRPLRYVMLVTGRRVLSAIACVWLYAAGVSLLIIIPDEVGVEPPIGTMNMTSPCNMASLVGVPYGYFLLCNFFIPIPAMLFMYAHIFLIARRHAKAIHDVRRASCMNPDLPQPSLMKQEVRIAAVLFVITAYSLISWMATIAILSVLRYSPEYEFELTITYKIVFYANAAINPFLYIFHHKKLRTYFVSMVRRKLSRVHPPGTVAPSPAISVVSLEIPRPRTNSLFGACSNKSSVNHHHADTIT; from the coding sequence ATGAGTGTTTCAATTGGAGGTTGGTTCGCAGTTGGGCTGCTAGTATTCATAGGTGTAGTTGCCATCCTTGGCAACCTCCTCCTAAGCGGTCTTGTCATTTCCAAACGAGAACTGCGGGACAACATTAACTATTTCGTCCTCAGCCTTGCCGCTGTTGATCTCTTAACCGCCCTGTTAATCATGCCGTTACAGAGCTACCACAGCGCCGTAGAGGTGACCATTACGGACGCGCTTTGCGTCACCATCAACGTACTTGCCGTCATGGCGGCTCTCGCGTCCGTAGTTAGTCTTCTCTTCGTGACCGTGGATCGCTATCTAGCCATAAGTCGGCCGTTGCGTTACGTCATGCTGGTGACGGGGCGTCGTGTTTTGTCAGCTATAGCATGTGTGTGGCTGTATGCAGCCGGTGTGAGCTTACTCATAATCATCCCAGATGAAGTGGGCGTCGAACCGCCAATAGGCACAATGAACATGACGTCACCATGTAACATGGCGTCCCTAGTCGGTGTACCCTACGGCTATTTCCTGCTGTGCAATTTCTTCATACCGATTCCGGCCATGCTGTTTATGTACGCGCACATCTTCCTCATAGCGAGACGTCACGCCAAGGCCATACACGATGTTCGGAGGGCAAGCTGTATGAACCCTGACCTCCCGCAACCCAGCCTGATGAAACAGGAAGTGCGCATCGCGGCTGTGCTCTTCGTCATCACAGCCTACTCGCTCATCTCTTGGATGGCCACCATTGCCATTCTATCAGTTCTACGTTACTCCCCTGAATACGAGTTCGAATTAACAATCACGTACAAAATTGTCTTCTACGCAAACGCGGCTATTAACCCTTTCCTCTACATATTCCATCATAAGAAACTGAGAACGTACTTCGTGTCGATGGTGCGGAGGAAACTGTCTCGAGTTCATCCACCGGGTACTGTGGCGCCCTCACCGGCGATATCTGTTGTCTCTTTGGAGATACCACGCCCGAGAACGAACTCTTTATTTGGAGCGTGCAGCAACAAGTCATCCGTTAACCACCACCACGCTGATACCATAACATGA
- the LOC117301198 gene encoding low-density lipoprotein receptor-related protein 8-like, whose amino-acid sequence MYSWKHGPLDLIHTMGTSEEQYQVELALRHGQVAFNPTVQFENEYLSVDSDGRRESDQSVDLRHTTHSLKRQLRLQRCKLALICLLVALLLSSAVAVVVVLVLRKTMTSTSGNNSTVTMSTEYEECKSNQYSCAQGECIPARWRCDGIEDCLNKNDEQQCDNFTASTPRSCQTWKAEFQIECPPAGCPFYPICTPTGHWSPVQCTTNNVSCWCVDWATGATIPGSFVRDTEKEDPPFCEQRPD is encoded by the exons ATGTATTCTTGGAAGCACGGTCCACTTGACCTAATCCATACCATGGGGACCAGCGAAGAGCAATATCAG GTGGAACTGGCCCTTCGGCATGGCCAGGTTGCCTTTAATCCAACGGTTCAGTTTGAAAATGAGTATCTCTCCGTAGACTCAGACGGGAGGCGGGAATCAGACCAGAGCGTGGACTTGAGGCACACGACTCACTCTCTAAAGCGCCAACTACGGCTGCAACGATGTAAACTTGCTCTTATCTGCCTCTTGGTGGCACTTTTGCTGTCATCCGCTGTTGCAGTTGTGGTTGTTTTAG TTTTAAGAAAAACGATGACATCTACGTCAGGAAACAACTCTACCGTAACAATGTCAACTGAATACGAAG AGTGTAAATCAAATCAGTACTCATGCGCACAGGGGGAGTGTATCCCCGCTAGGTGGCGCTGTGACGGAATAGAAGATTGTCTCAACAAAAATGACGAGCAGCAGTGCG ATAATTTTACCGCGTCTACACCCCGTTCTTGCCAGACGTGGAAGGCAGAATTCCAAATTGAGTGTCCCCCTGCAGGGTGCCCGTTCTATCCCATCTGCACCCCGACAGGTCACTGGTCCCCTGTGCAATGCACGACGAACAACGTCAGCTGTTGGTGCGTGGATTGGGCCACGGGGGCGACCATACCGGGCAGTTTCGTCAGGGACACTGAGAAGGAGGATCCGCCATTTTGTGAACAGAGACCGGATTGA